The genomic DNA AAGGGCAGTGAGTGTGTTACATTCCAAGACCCAGCATACAGGAGGCGCTCTTTCTTTTCAAACCGCAAATTCATTCACTACAGGAATGGCTCCTTTTAAAATTTTGGTTTACCGAAGTGAATAAATTTTAAATTCATATTTTTTTCTGTCAATACCTGTCCCATGATAGTCCAGGCCAATCACATTAGCTGACCCGGTTAAAATCCTATATCGTTTGGCGTCGGGTCCGGATTCCAGATATAATGGAAACAGGAGTATTATCGGCGGTTGGGGAAGGATAAACGGCGTTGAGCGGGATGGGGAAGCCTTCGTTAAGGCGTGCCCACGACGGCGAAGAAGGAAAATTGAATGTGAGGTGAACTCTTTTTGACAACGCATTTTGATCTGAAGAACACTATACTCATATTCGCGACCGCCTTCGTTTTTTTCTTCATGTTGACCGGTTGCACCGTCCCCCTCCAAGTCAGAACAGACCTGATTTCCGACTTCGAAAAAAGTATAAAATTGTCTAATCATGAACTAGATCGTTTAATTGTGAAGTTTTATCCGAGAGAGGTTCAATTCATGTTTAATACAAGACAAAAAATGGATGAGACAAAGGCTATCAGAATTTTTCGAAAAACGAAGGAGTTCTTTTTGAGCGATGTTTTTCAGAAAGAAGTAATGGAGGAAATTTTCTTTAAAAAATACGGTAAGAAAGAAAAAATATACCCGGACGTATCGGTCAGCTTTATTTTAAAAGCCGAAAAACCGACTCTCTATTGTCGGTTCCATTCGTCTTATTACGCAACCAGCGATCTGTCGAGTGAGAAATCGAGCAGCGAGATCGACGGCTACCGAACGTGGTATTATCGGTACGGGCAGTGGAACGAGCCGTTGATTGAGCTGCCGCTGGATGAAAGCAGTACGGATGCCGATTGATGGACCGACGCCTCACACCGCCAAATACCGCCGCAGCTCGTCGGCGGACAGTTCGTCCGGGGCGCCTTCGGCCACGACGACGCCTTTGTCCAGCACGTAGCAGTAGTCGGCGATCGACGCGACGAAATCCAGGCTCTGTTCGACGAGCAGCACCGCGGTATCGCCGGACGCCTTGATCGCGCCGATCGCGTTTTCGATCAGCCGGACGACGGACGGCTGGATGCCTTCGGTCGGTTCGTCGAGGAGCAGCAGCGACGGTCCGGCGACGAGCGCACGCGCGATCGCCAACTGTTGCTGCTGACCGCCGCTCAGATCGCCGCCGCGGCGGCGCAGCATGTCGCGCAGGGCCGGAAACAGTTCAAACACGCGTTCCGGGATGCCGCCCGTTCGTCCGCCGGACGCTTCCAGCCCCACCTTCAGATTTTCTTCCACCGTCAACTGTCCGAAAATGTCCCGTCCCTGCGGCACGTAGCCGATGCCGGCGCGCGCGCGCCATTCGGGCGGAAGCCGCGTCAAGTCCGTTCCGTTGTACCGGATGACGCCCTTTTGCGTTTTCAGCAGGCCCATGATCGTCCGCATGAGCGTCGTCTTGCCGACGCCGTTGCGGCCCATGAGGCAGACGACGCGGCCGGGCGCTACCGTGAGACTGACGTCGCGCAGCACGAGGCTGCCGCCGTAGCCGGCCGAGATGTTTCGCACTTCAAGCATGCGGATCGGCCCTCCTTCCGAGATACACTTCGGCGACGCGTTCGTCGTTTTGAACGTCGGCGACGGAGCCTTCGCATAGGACGGCGCCTTCGTGCATGACGGTGACGGTCTGCGCGCACGCGCGGACGAACGCCATGTCGTGCTCGACGACCAGGACGGTGTGATCGGTCGCGATGTCGCGCAGCAGTTCCGCGGTCCGCTCGGTTTCCGCGTCGGTCATGCCGGCGACGGGTTCGTCGAGGAGCAAGAGCTCGGGGTCCTGCGCCAGCAGCATGCCGATTTCCAGCCATTGTTTTTCGCCGTGCGAAAGGGTGCCGCCGCGGACGCGCGGTTTGTCCGCCAGACCGACCCGTTCGAGAATGCGCGCGATGCGGTCGCGCTGTTCGGCGGACAGCCGGGCGGAGAGCGCGTGGCGGACGCCGCGCGGCTGTTTCAGCGCGATTTCGATGTTTTCCCATACCGTCAGTTCGGCGAAAATCGACGGCGACTGGAATTTGCGGCCGATGCCGAGCGCGGCGATTTCGTGTTCTTGCAGTTTGGCCAGGTCGATCGCGCCCTTGAACCGGACGCGCCCGGCCGAAGGCCGCGTTTTGCCGCAGAGGACGTCGAGCAGCGTCGTTTTGCCGGCCCCGTTCGGTCCGATCAGAAACCGCAGCTCGCCGCGCCGCAGGGTGAAATCGACGCCGCGCAGCGCCCGGAATCCGCCGAAACGGACTTCCAGCGATTCCACGAAAACAAGCGGCGGTTCAGGAGCTGGGCGGATCGCGCTGGCGACGGCCGCCGCGTCCGGTTCTTCCGCCCGCACCGCGGCGGTTTTAAGCCGTCCGATATCGGCCATCGGACACCCTCCTTTCGTTCCGTCTCCGGATCGTCCGGATCAGTGTCTGCCAAAGCCCGACCAGGCCGCCCGGCAAGAGCAGCACGACGACCACGAACAGTCCGCCCAGGAAAAACAGCCAGCCGTCCGGGTACAGTTCGCTGAACGCCGTTTTCGCCGCATTGGTGGCGAGCGCCCCGATCACCGCGCCGGACAGCGTGCCGCGGCCGCCGATCGCCACCCAGAGCACCATTTCGATCGACGGCACGATGTTCATCTGCGCCGGGGAAATGATGCCTTCCTGCAGGACGAACAAAGCGCCCGCGACGCCGGCCAGAGCCGCCGACAGGCCGAAAGCGAACACTTTATACCGGACGGGGTCGTATCCCAGGAAACGCAGCCGGTTTTCCCCGTCGCGGACGGCGATCAGAATGCGCCCGAACCGTCCCCGGACCATGCGCCTGCAAAGAAAGTACGTCGCGCCGAGCACAAATAGCGAAACGTAGTACAGCGCGATTTTCACGTTCGGATCGTAAAGCGGAAATCCGAGAAACGTCGAGAAGTTCGTCAGGCCGTTCGTTCCGCCGGTATAGCCCTGTTGTCCGATGAAAAGCGTGACGGTGACGATGACGAGCGCCTGGGTCAGAATCGAGAAAAAAGCGCCGCGGATCCGGTTGCGGAACGTCAGATACCCGAGCGAAACGGCGATCAGGACGGGAACGGCGACGGCCGCCGCGAGCGCGAACCAGGGCGAAGCGAACGGCCGCCAAAACCACGGCAGCGACTCCACGCCGCTCCAGCTCATGAAGTCGGGCAGCCTGCCGCCGGAAGCGACGAGTTTCAGGTGCATGGCCACGGCGTAGGCGCCGAGACCGAAGAAGACGCCGTGACCGAGGCTGAGAATCCCTGCGTATCCCCAGATCAGGTCGATGCCGATCGCCAAAACCGCAAAGGCGAGAAATTTGCCGAGCAGCGACAGCCTGAAGTCCGACAGGCCGAACGGCGCAAGCAGAAGGGCGGCAGCGACGAGCGCCGTCAGCGCGACGCCGGCGCGGGCGAGCGCGCCTTCTTTCATGGTCGGCGCCGGCTGCGGGCGAACGGGCCGGCCGCTTGTCGGTCGAGTGATCAATCCGCTCACATCCTTTCAGTCCAGCGCGCGGGTGCGGGTCTGCAGCAGGCCGGACGGTCTCCACTGCAAAAAGGCGATGACGAGCGCGAACACGAGCACTTTGGCCAGCGTTGCGGTCGTCGCGTATTCCAGCGTCGTCGAGGCGACACCGATGCCGAGCGCGCCGAGCGCAGTACCGGCCAGTTGGCCGATGCCGCCGAGGACGACGACCATGAAGGCGTCGACGATGTAATACGTGCCGAGCGACGGCCCGATCGGCCCGAGCAGGGTCAGGACGCAGCCCGCCAGTCCGGCGATGCCCGAACCGAACGCGAACACGCGCGCGTCGAGCTTGCGCGTCGACACGCCGAGGCAGGCGGCCATCGAGCGGTTTTCCAGGGCGGCGCGAATGTTCCGGCCGCCGCGCGTATGCCGGAGATACAAGTAGATGGAACTGAGGCAGACGGCCGCCAAAGCAATGATGAACAATCGCTTGTAAGGCAACACGAGGTCGGCCGTGATTTTCCATCCGCCTTCCAGCCAGGCCGGCGCCTTCACCGCGACGTTCGGGGCGCCGAAAATCGAGCGCGCCGCCTGCTGCAAAATCAGACTGACGCCCCACGTGGCGAGCAGGCTGTCGAGCGGACGGCCGTACAGATGCCGGACGAGCGTCGTTTCGAGCAGCCAGCCGATCGCGAACGCCAGCGCGAACGCAAGCGGCAGCGAGGCGAGGAAAAACAGATCGGCCGCCCCCGCCGGCGCGTAACGCATAAACCATTGCTGCGTCATGTACGCCGTATAGGCGCCGATCATGAGGAATTCGCCGTGCGCCATGTTGATGACTTTCATCAGGCCGAACGTGATCGCCAGGCCGAGCGCGGCGAGCAGCAGGATCGATCCGACGCTGACGCCGTTGAACAGTTGCAGAAGCAGAAGACTCACGCGAAGTCACCCCGCTTGGCGCGGATAAGGAATGACGCGGCGGGGACCGGGCGTCCGGCCGCCCGCCGCTTTTCATAGTAGAACGTTATTTCTGTCCGCTGACTTCCGCGCCCCACGGATAGCTTTTCAGCCACGGATCGGGTTTGACCGGTTCGCCGGAGTTCCACACTTCCTTGAACATGCCGTCGGCCTGCACCTGGCCGATGCGGACCGTTTTGTAAACGTGCTGCGTTTCGCCGTCGACCGTCACTTTGCCTTCAGGAGCCTGGATGGTCAGGCTTTTGGCGGCTTCCTTCACTTTGGCGACGTCGAACGAACCGGCTTTTTTCACCGCTTCCGCCCACAGGTAGACGCCGAAGTATCCCGCCTCGATCGGGTCGGCGGTGACGCGGTCCTGTCCGTATTTGGCCTTGTAGGCGGCGACGAATTTCTTGTTTTCCGGCGTATCGGTCGTCTGGAAATAGTTCCACGCCGCGTAGTGTCCTTCCAGAAGCGACGCGCCGATGCCGCGGATTTCCTCTTCCGCGATGCTGACCGACATGACGGGGATGTCGGCGGCGGTGATGCCCGCGTCTTTCAGTTGTTTGAAAAAGGCGACGTTGGAGTCCCCGTTCAGCGTGTTGAAAATAACGCTGGGCCGCGTGCTCTTGATTTTGCTGATCATCGTGCTGAAATCGGTATGTCCGAGCGCGACGTATTCCTCCGCGACGACGGTGCCGCCTTCGGCCTTGAGCTGCGCTTTGATGATTTTGTTGGCGGTGCGGGGGAAGACGTAGTCCGAGCCGAGCAGGAAGAACGATTTCCCCTTGTTCTGCAAAAGCCACGTGACGGCGGGAATGATCTGCTGATTGGTCGTGGCTCCCGTGTAGAAAATGTTCGGCGACGTTTCCAGACCTTCGTACTGGACCGGGTAAAACAGCAGGCCGTTGTTTTGCTCGACGACCGGCAGCATCGCTTTGCGGCTTGCCGACGTCCAGCCGCCGAACACGACGACCGCCTTGTCGTTTTGCAGCAGTTTGCGGATTTTTTCGGCGAACATCTGCGGATCGGACGCGCCGTCTTCGACGATCGGTTTCAGTTTTTTGCCCAGCACGCCGCCGGCAGCGTTGATTTCCTCGATCGCCAGCATCGTCGCGTCCTTGACGGACGTTTCGCTGATCGACATCGTGCCGGTCAGGGAATGTAACACGCCGACCGGGACGGTGTCGCCCGAGCCGCCGCCCGTCCCCGATTCGGAGGCGGAATTCGACGCGGGCGTCGAGCTGCCGGCGCAGCCCGCGACGGCCCATGCAAAGGCGGCGGTCAGCAACCAGGCGCTCATCAGTTTCTTACGTTTCATGTCGTGTTCAGCCCCTTTCTTGGTGTTGAATCTCAAAAAGTACGCCTCTTATATTAAATCATATTCTGAATTATGTCAAGATTATTTACATCAAATGAGATGAGGGTTATAATAACGATGAGAGGGGGGAACGGCGTGCACTTGACGGAACGCGAAAAAGAGAAGCTGTTGATCACCGTGGCGGCCGACGTCGCGCGGCGGCGGCTGGCCCGCGGGTTGAAACTGAACTACCCGGAGAGCATGGCGGTTTTGATTTCGGAACTGCTGGAAGGCGCGCGCGAGGGCCTGAGCGTGGCGGAACTGATGGAGCGCGGCACGAAGGTGCTCCGGCGCGACCAGGTGATGGAAGGCGTTCCGGAGATGATCGAGGAAGTGCAGGTCGAAGCGACGTTTCCCGACGGCACGAAGCTCGTCACGGTTCATCGGCCGATTCGGGAGTAGGAGGGAGGATGCCTGTGATTCCAGGCGAGTATCGGATCAGACCGGGCGAACTGGAACTGAACGCGGGCCGGCGCACGGAACGGCTGACGGTCGTCAATCTGGGCGATCGGCCCGTGCAGGTCGGATCGCACGCCCATTTTTTCGAAGTCAACCGGTTGTTGCGTTTCGACCGCCTGAAGGCGTTCGGCATGCGGCTCGACATTCCGGCCGGGACGGCGGTCCGGTTCGAGCCGGGCGAGGAAAAACCGGTGGAACTGGTCGAGTTCGGCGGCACGCGGCAGGCGCACGGCATGAACGGAATGACGATGGGATGGACGGGCGGTGGGGCGGACGCTGCTGTGCTTGAGCGGTTGCGACAATGGTTGGGCGGGGAGTGAGGCGTTTGTACCGGATGGAACGAAGCCGTTATGCGGCGATGTTCGGCCCGACGGTCGGGGACGCGGTTCGTCTGGCGGATACCGATCTGTGGGCGGAAATCGAGCGGGATTACACCGTATACGGAGACGAATGCAAGTTCGGCGGAGGCAAAGTGATCCGCGACGGCATGGGCCAGTCGTCGAGGACGACGCGCGAAGGCGGCGCGCTGGATACGGTGATCACCAACGCGATCATTATCGACCACTGGGGCATCGTCAAGGCGGATATCGGCATTCGCGACGGCCGCATTGTCGGCATCGGCAAGGCCGGCAACCCCGACACGATGGACGGCGTCGATCCGCGGCTCGTCATCGGCGCGGGTACCGAGGTGATCGCGGGGGAAGGCAAAATCGTGACGGCGGGCGGCGTCGACACGCATATCCATTTTATTTGTCCCCAGCAGATCGAAACGGCGCTGGCGTCCGGTATTACGACGATGATCGGCGGCGGTACAGGTCCGGCGACCGGGACGAACGCGACGACGTGCACGCCGGGGCAGTGGCACATTCACCGGATGCTGGAAGCCGCCGAGGCGTTCCCGGTCAACCTCGGTTTTCTCGGCAAAGGCAACGCTTCTTATCCGGAACCGCTGGCCGAGCAGATCGAGGCCGGCGCGATCGGACTGAAGTTGCATGAGGACTGGGGCTCGACGCCGGCGGCGATCGACTGTTGCCTGCGGGTCGCCGACCGTTACGACGTGCAGGTGGCGATCCATACGGATACGCTCAACGAGGCGGGGTTCGTCGAGGACACGATCCGCGCGATCGGCGGCCGCACCATTCATACGTATCATACCGAGGGTGCAGGCGGCGGGCATGCGCCGGACATTCTGCGCATCGCAGGCGAGCTGAACGTTCTGCCGTCCTCGACGAATCCGACGCGGCCGTATACGGTGAACACGATCGAGGAGCACCTCGACATGCTGATGGTCTGTCACCACCTGGACAGCCGCATTCCCGAAGACGTCGCGTTCGCGGACTCCCGCATCCGGCCGGAGACGATCGCGGCCGAGGACGTGCTGCACGACATGGGCGTGCTCAGCATCATCAGTTCCGACTCGCAGGCGATGGGGCGGGTCGGCGAGGTCATCATCCGGACGTGGCAGACGGCGGATAAGATGAAAAAACAGTTCGGTCCGCTTCCGCCGGACACGGAAGCGAACGACAATTTCCGCATCAAGCGGTACGTCGCCAAATATACGATCAATCCGGCGATCGCTCACGGCGTCGGGCATCTGATCGGATCGGTCGAGCCGGGCAAGTGGGCGGATCTCGTGCTGTGGCGTCCGGCGTTCTTCGGCGTCAAGCCGGAAATGGTGATCAAAGGCGGCATGATCGTTTACGCGCAGATGGGCGATCCGAACGCCTCCATTCCGACGCCGCAGCCGGTGTTCGGCCGGCCGATGTTCGGCGCGTTCGGCGGGGCGGTCGCTTCGTGCTGCATCACGTTCGTGTCGAAAGCGGCGTACGCCAAAGGCGTTCACGAGCGGCTCGGCCTGAAGCGGCGCGTCGAACCGGTGCGCGGCGTGCGGACGCTGACGAAAAAGCAGATGATCCACAACGACGCGACGCCGCGGATCGAGGTCGATCCGGAGACGTACGAGGTGCGCGTCGACGGAAAAGTCGTCACGTGCGAGCCGGCGTCGGTGCTGCCGATGGCGCAGCGGTATTTTTTGTTCTAGAGCGGGGCGGTAGCCGTGTCGTGGCTCGCGTTCGTCCAGTTGCTGGATTCCGCGCTGCCGGTCGGCGCGTTCTCGCATTCGTTCGGGCTGGAAACGCTTGTTCAGGAAGGGCGGATTCGCGACGCCGGCGAGTTGCGGGCGTTTGTCCGGGCGATGTTGTGGCACGCCTGGTCGACGACGGACGCGCTCGCCGTGAAGGCGTCATACGTTTACGGCGCAAGCGGCGAATGGGAGCGCGTGTTCGAGCTGGACCGGCTGCTGCACGCCCAGCGGATCGCGCCCGAAACGCGGGAAGGCATGGTCCGCATCGGCAGGCGGTTGCTCTCGCTTGTTACGCGGCTGCATCCGCGGCTCGACTGGGAGCCGCTTGCGGGCGCGGTCGCGGCCGGGCGGACGCCGGGGGCGTTTCCGACGGTGTTCGGATTTGCGACGTATCGAATGTGTATCCCATTGGCTCAGGCGGCGGAAGGATATCTTTATACGTGCGTCGCGGGGGCGGCAAACGCGGCGCTCCGGCTGATGTCGATCGGCCAGACGGAGGCGCAGGCGGTGATCGCGGAACTCGCGTCCGACATCCGCGACGCCTGGCGGGCGGCGTCCGGACTCGACCCGTTCGACTACCGCGCCTGCGCGCCGCTCGCGGACGCGGCGATGCTTCGCCACGAAACGCTGTATTCGCGATTGTTCATGTCCTGAATAAGGGAGGATGAAAATCCTATGTGCCAGGGCGGACATCATCACCATCATCATGACTGGGAAACGCCGCGGATCCGGCGCGACCGCGCGGTCCGCGTCGGCATCGGCGGGCCGGTCGGATCGGGCAAGACGGCGCTGGTGGAACGGCTGGCCCGACGCCTGAAGGACTGCTACAGCCTGGCGGTCATCACGAACGACATTTACACGAAGGAAGACGCGCGCATTTTGTTGAACACGGGCGTGTTGCCGGAAGACCGGATCATCGGCGTCGAAACCGGCGGCTGTCCGCATACGGCGATCCGCGAGGACGCGTCGATGAATTTCGAGGCGGTCGAGGAACTAGAGCGCCGTTTTCCCGATCTCGAGCTGATTTTCATCGAAAGCGGCGGGGACAACCTGGCGGCGGCGTTCAGCCCCGAGCTGGCCGACCGGTTCATTTACATTATCGACGTGGCGCAAGGGGAAAAAATTCCGCGCAAGGGCGGCCCCGGCATCATCCGGTCGGATTTTCTCGTCATCAACAAAATCGATCTCGCGCCGTACGTCGGCGCAAGTCTGCGGGTCATGGAGGAAGATACGATCCGGATGCGGGGAAATCGTCCGTACGTGTTTACGAACCTGTTGACGGAGGAAGGGCTCGACCGGCTCCAGGAATGGTTGGAGCGGGAACTCGCGCATGCCTGAGGTGAAGGCCGAGCTGCGCGTCCGGTTGGAGCGCACGCCTCGCGGAACCGAGATGGTGGAAAGTTTCGCGCAGGCGCCGCTCAAGGTCGCCAAGACGTTCGCGCTGCCCGGCGGCATGGCGGGAGTGACGGTGATGGACGTTTCGCCGGGAATGCTCGCCGGCGACCGGTATGAACAGGTGTGGAGTGTCGGGACAGGGGCGTCTGTTCGCGTCTCCACGCAGTCGTTCGCGAGAATCCATCCTTCCGACGGTCGGCCGAGCGTGCAGACGCTGTCGTTCGAGCTCGGGCCCGGCGCGTGGTTCGAATGGATGCCGGAACCCGTCATGCCGTTTCGCGACGCGCGGTTTGTCGGCTGTTGTCGGGTCCGCATGGCGCCCGGAGCCGTGTTCGCCATGACGGAAGTGCTTTGTCCGGGACGGACGCTGCGCGGGGAGGTGTTTCGCTACACGCTGTACGACAGCCGGTTGTGCGTACGGGACGGCCGGGAGATCTGGTACGACGGACGCTTGCGCATCGAACCGGGCGGGGAAGCGGTCCGGCGGCGGGGTGTCGGCTTCGGCGGCCCCGGCGTGTGGGGAGGTTATACCCATTTGGGCGCTTTGTGGGTGTTTTCGGACCGGGTCAAGCCGATGCATGCGGATTTGATGCGGGAAGCCGCAGAACGGTCAACCGACGGCGGTGCGCTTCTCGCCGGCGTCGGCGTGCTTGCGCGAAACGGAGTTGTGGTACAGGCGCTCGGACATCGCGCCTGGGAGATTCGCCGGCTGCTGCAAACGGTGTGGGATGCAACGCGTGTTTGTTTGTGTTAGTATGGATTTTGGAGATGAACGAACATGCGGGGCAAAGTGACGTTGCAGCAGATCGCCGATCTCGCCGGCGTTTCGAAATTCGCGGTTTCGCGGGCGCTGTCGGGAAAACCCGGCGTCAGCCCGCAGACGCGCGAGTTGATCCTGAAAACAGCCGGACAGCTCGGCTATTTCGACCGCGTTCGCCGTCCGCCCGCCCGTGTTCCGGACCCGGCGCGCGGCGGGGAAGCGGCGTTGTCGGGGACTGTGGCCGTTTTGTTTCCGAATATTCGTTACCAGAACCGGGAATCGCCTTATTGGGGGCCGGTGTTCGACGGCATCGCGGAGCGGCTGGAGCAGATCGGTCTGGATATCGTGACGATGACGGAGCCGTCGGACGACGACGTGTTTCGCGTACTCAATCCGGCAGGGTTGCTCGGGACGATCGGGGTCGGCGTCATTTCGACGCAAATGGCGCTCGGCGTCCGTAACAGGGGAATTCCGATCGTCATGGTTGATCATCAGGACCCGGCGGTCGTGTGCGATACGGTGTTTATGGACAATTTCACGTGCACGCGCGAGCTGGTCGGCAAGCTGATCGGCAAGGGGTTCAGGGCGTTTCAGTTTGTCGGGCAGATCGATTTTTCGCCGAGCTTTTACGAACGGTGGCTCGGATTCCGTTCGGCGCTGGAGGATTTCAAATTGCCGTTTGCCCAGGCACCCGCACTTGTCGGCGCCGAGGCGGGTTATCCGGACGGCGTACGTCGGGCGATCGGAGCGATGGAATACATGCCGGAGGTGTTCGTTTGCGCGAACGATGCGACGGCGGTCGCCGTCGTCGAAGCGTTGCGGGCGCGGGGCGTGCGGGTTCCGGAAGATTGCGCGGTGACCGGTTTCGACAATACGGAGCAGAGTGCCGCCTGTGATCCTCCGCTGACGACGGTCGACGTGCCGAAGCGACTGCTCGGCATGCGGGCGGTCGACAAACTGCTCTGGCGCATCAGGCATCCCGACGATCCTCCGGAAAAAACGCTGATTTACGGCAAAACGATCTGGCGGGCGTCGACGGAGCGCAGATGATGCAACGCTTTCAGTGTTCGCGGGGCGGAGCAAACAGTCCGGCCAGTTTGGCGAAGGGATTGGCGGTTTCGTCGGTATCGGCGTCGCCGGAAGAGTAAATGACGCGGGTTTCGTATTTGGAGAGCTCTTCCGGTGTATTCGTCCGAAGTTCAAAACAGTCCTGAGCTTGCAGGAACAGCCGCGCCGTCGTTCGGGCGTCGTCGAGCGCACGGTGCTCGTGGCCTTCTATGGCGACCCCGACGATTTCGCAAGCTTTCCTCAAGCCGATCTGGCGGAAACGTGTTCCGTTTTCACGGCTGTAGCGCTCGGAAAACTGCCGCTGCAAATCGTTGTGGTTGCGGAACCATTCGCCGATGTCGAGGCCGAGTTCCTGGCACCGCTCGATCAGCAAAATACGGTCTTCCGGTCCCCACGTACAAAAATAGCAAGGCCGATCGCCGACCCAGGCACGAAACGCATCGATCGCTTCCGCAAACGTCGGGGCATCGGCGAGCTGCGTCCTTTCGATGCCGGTCAGCTGGACGGTGTCGTTGTTGAGATGTGTTCTGGGCTTGACGAGCGTAGAAAACGTGTCGGCGATCAACCATTCGCCGGATGCCGGGTCGCGCGTCAGCCGGACGGCTCCGATCTCGATGATTTCCCCCGTGCGCGAACGGTTCGACGAAAATTCAAGATCGTAGACGATGGCGTCCATGGCGGACGGTTTCTCCCTTCCCGAAACGGTCTGGCCGTGTCGTCGGTTTCATTTTAACAGATGGCCGGGCGCTTGTTGAGGGGTGTGAGTTTTTGTTTTTTAAGTCTTTTGAAATGTATCCCATCGGCTCAGAAACGACTTGAGGATTCATACAGAAGAAACGAGT from Candidatus Reconcilbacillus cellulovorans includes the following:
- a CDS encoding transcriptional regulator — encoded protein: MRGKVTLQQIADLAGVSKFAVSRALSGKPGVSPQTRELILKTAGQLGYFDRVRRPPARVPDPARGGEAALSGTVAVLFPNIRYQNRESPYWGPVFDGIAERLEQIGLDIVTMTEPSDDDVFRVLNPAGLLGTIGVGVISTQMALGVRNRGIPIVMVDHQDPAVVCDTVFMDNFTCTRELVGKLIGKGFRAFQFVGQIDFSPSFYERWLGFRSALEDFKLPFAQAPALVGAEAGYPDGVRRAIGAMEYMPEVFVCANDATAVAVVEALRARGVRVPEDCAVTGFDNTEQSAACDPPLTTVDVPKRLLGMRAVDKLLWRIRHPDDPPEKTLIYGKTIWRASTERR